The Streptomyces sp. NBC_00102 genome segment GCCGTTGCCGTAGGAGCCGTGGCCCTCGCCCTTGTTGGTGAGCAGCACGCCGACGCCCTTGCCGAGTTCCGTCGCCATCCGCCGCGCGCCCTCGTACGGGGTCGCCGGGTCGCCGGTCGTCCCGATCACCAGGATCGGCGCCGCGCCCGGGGCGCTCGCCTCCGGGGTGTCGTGCTCCCCGGCCACCGGCCAGTCGGAGCACCAGCCCGCGGTGTCCCAGGCGAGGAAGGGACCGAAGACCGGGGAGAGCTTCCGGAACTCCGGCAGCAGCGCCCGCGCCTGATCGGCGGTCGGCCGGGCCGTCGAGTCCGCGCAGGAGATGGCCCGCTGGGACTGCGTCATCGTGTCGTAATGCCCGTTCTCGTCCCGGCCGTTGTACGAATCGGCCAGCGCGAGCAGCGTGTTCCCGGTGCCGTTGTTCTCCGCCTCGTCGAGCGCCTGCGTCAGCAGGGGCCACTCGCTCTGCGAGTAGAGGGGAGTCACGATGCCTATGACGGCGAGCGACTCGCTGAGCATGCGGCCGGAGTCGGTCGGCAACGGGTCCTTGTCCAGCTTCGCGAGCAGCCGGGCGATGCGCGCGTTCCCGGCCTGCGGGTCCTCGCCGCGGTCCTTGAGGTAGTTCTCCAGCGCACGCTGGAAGCCCGTCGCCTGGTTCCGGGCGTGTCCGACCGTGTCCGCCGTGGGGTCCACGACCGCGTCCAGCACCACCCGGCCGACGTTCCCGGGGAAGAGGTGGGCGTACGTGCCGCCCAGCTCCGTGCCGTAGGACATGCCGAAGTAGTACAGCTTCCGGTCGCCGAGCACCTGGCGGATCAGGTCCATGTCGCGGGCGGTGTTGGTGGTCGTCAGATACGGCAGGACCTTGCCGGAGCCCTTTTCGCAGCCGGCGCCGGTGTCCGCGCCGTCCTTCATGAAGGCCGCCTCCTCCGCCGGTGTGTCCGGGGTCAGGTCGACACGCTTCAGGGACGCCTCGGTCTCGCCGTCGCTGCGGCAGTTCACCCCTTCACTGGCGGCGACTCCGCGCGGGTCGAAACTCACCAGGTCGTAGCGGGCGTTGAGCCTGCCGTACCCCTCCGCGGCCAGCGGCAGGGTGCCCACTCCCGAACCGCCCGGACCGCCGAAGTTGAAGAGCAGCGAGCCGATCCGCTTCGCGGTGGAGGTCGCCCCGCGCTTGATCAGCGCGATGCCGATGGTGTCCCCGTCCGGCTTCCGGTAGTCCAGCGGCACCTGGATGGTGGCGCAACGCCACGCGCTGCCCGGTGCGTTGCCGCCCTCGGGCGCCGCACACCTCTTCCAGTCGGGCTTCTGCGACGTGAGCGCGGCCGGCAGCGCGGAGGGACCGGGTGCCGGGGTCGCTGTCGTGGAGGCCGTCCGGCCCGGGGCCGCCCCGTCGGCCTTGCCCGCGCCGCCCGTCGAACCGGCCTTCGCGGAACCGTCGCAGCCCGCCAGCGCGACCGCGGTGAGCAGTGCCGCCCCCGCGAGTGCCGTGCCGCGGTGAGCGCGTGTGTGCGTGTGCATGGTGTCGTCGTCCTCCCCGATGCCGGGGCGGTGCGGCCCCGGCACGACATGTGTGCGGCCACGGTAGTTGAGCCGCTCCCCGGCCCGGCGGCGGGAGCCCCGCGCGGGGGAGCGGGCGGCCCCGACCGGGCAGGGGGACGGCCCGCGCGGGGGCAAGACGGACGGCCCGCGCGGGGCAAGACGGACAGCCCGCGCGGGGGCAAGACGGACGGCCCCGCCGGGGAACCGGGCCGGGGCCGTCGGGCCGTCGGGGTACGGCTACAACTGGCCCTTGCGGGTCAGCTGGTTGAAGCAGAGCCAGCCGGGAAGCACCGGCAGCCAGAGCGTCATCACGCGGAAGAGCAGCACCGCCGGCGCCGCGACCTCCTTGGGCAGCCCGACCGCGATGAGGCCGATCGTCAGCGCACCCTCCACCGCGCCCATGCCGCCCGGGGTGGGCGCCGCCGAACCCAGGGCGTTGCCCGCGAGGAAGACCACCGCGACGCTCGCGTACGACAGCGTCGGCACGTCCGGCCCGCTGAACGCCCGGACCGACGCGTCCAGGCAGAGCACGAACAGCACCGTCAGCAGCAGCATCCCGCCGATGCCGGTGGCCAGCTTCTGCGGCCGCTGCACCACGTCCAGCATGCGCGGCACCACACCCGCGAACAGCGAACGCACCCGCGTCACGACGAACTTGCGCAGGAACGGAATCGCCGTCACCACCAGTACCAGCACCGCGACCGTGAGCAGCCCGGCGATGACCGTACGGGACGGGGTCAGCGAGTCCGGCGTCCTTTCCGTACCCGTCAGATAGCCGAACAGGGCCAGCAGCAGGATGTGACAGCCCAGCCCGAACAGCTGGGAGGCGCCCACACTCGCCACCGCGAGACCGGGCCGCACCCCCTGGCGCTGGAGGAAGCGGGTGTTGAGCGCCACCCCGCCGACCGCCGCCGGAGCCACGATCTTCACGAACGACCCGGCCACCTGCGCCAGCACCGTGCGCCGGAACGGCACCCGCTCGGGCACGAAGCCCAGCAGGCTCATCGCCGCCGCCACGTAGCTCAGCGCCGAGAAGCCCAGCGCCGCCGCCACCCAGCCCCACTCGGCCTGCTCCACGACCGTGCCGAAGTCGGCCTGGGTGATCTGCGAGATCACGAAGTACGCGGCGATGGACCCCGCGATGAAGCTCAGCAGGGTGCGCGGCTTGATGCGCTCCAGCCGGACCGGTTCGACCGGGGCCTGCGGCCGGATCAGCAGCACCTGACGGCGGATCTGGGTGAGCAGGTCCTCCTCGCGGGCCTCCTCCCGTGCGTCGTCCAGAGCCCGCTTCTCGGCCTGCTTCTCCGTGCGCTGCGTCTTCCGCTCGGTCTTCCGTTCCGCCTTGCGGTCATGGGGGGAGAGCACCGCGGAGGACGCGGACTCCGCCCGGTCCCGGCGCGCCGCGTCCGAGGCTTCCAGCGCCGCCTCGCGCTCCCGCTGAGCCCGCTCGCGGGCGAGCCTGCGCAGGGTCGCCCGGGTCGAACGGGTCAGCGCGATCGGCTGGAGCAGCGGCAGACAGCCCGCCACCGCGTCCGGCCCCAGCACGGCGAGCGCCCCGGCCACCGACCGCTCGGCCCCGACCCGCAGACCGAGCGTGGTCAGCAACTGGGCCACGTCCATCCGCAGGATCAGGTCGCCGGCCGCGATCTCGCCGCCGCGCAGATCGGTGACGTACACCGTGCCCGAGTCGTCCACCAGGATCGCGTCCCCCGCGAGCCTGCGGTGTGCGATCCGCCGCGACTGCAGCGACCGCACCTGCTCCCAGGCGCCGCGCACCAGCTCGTCGGTGATCTCCGCGTCCTCCAGCGAGTCCAGGGACCGCCCGCCGATGTGCTCGTACACCAGCATCACGGCGTCCGGGCCCAGCTCGGAGGTGGCGATCAGCTTCGGCGCGTTCGCCCCCGCCGCGATGGCCGCGTACGCCAGCAGCGCCTCCTGCTCCAGGGCCTGGCGCAGCGACTGGATGGAACGCCGCTGGGTGATGGAGCGCAGGGTGATCCGCCGCCAGGCCCGGTAGAAGAACCCCTGGGCCTGCTGCTCCCGGTCCACGACCGTCACGTCGAGCGGCGGGCCGTCCTCCAGGGTGACCCGATAGCGGCGCCCCCGGTCGTTCTGGTCCGGGTTCTCGGCCGCCTCCTCGGCGCGCAAGGCGGCGACCGGCCGGAAACCGACGTGCCGGAGCCCGGCCATCAGGTGCTGGCCGGTGGGCCGGACGTTCGGCGAGCCGACCCCGTACAGCGTCCCGTACGCGACGGTCCAGCCGATCAGCACGGTGAGGATGATCGAGAACGGCGTGGTGTAGCCGCCCACCAGCATGGCGAACGCGTCGAGCAGCAGCACCACCCAGAGGACCACCCGCCAGCGCGGGCGCCTCGCCATGCCCACCGCCGTCATGTACGCGATGACCGGCGCGAGATAGCCGTGCACCGGGTCGGTCAGCGCGTGTCCGGGCTGCTGCTGGGTCAGCGCGTCCTGGATCGAGCCGGGGGCGGACCGGGAGACCCAGAGGTCAGTGGCGAGCGTCACCCCGTGCGCGAGCACGGCGGCGAGCACCCCGTCCGCGATGCGCAGACCGTCGCGTTTGATCAGACGTTCGATGGCGAAGGCGACCGGGACGAGCAGCACTGCGATGCTCGACACCAGCCCGGCGACCTTGATCAGGAGATCCGGCGCCTGCTCGGTGCCCCGGGAGATGTCGTCCTCGAGGCCCGTCGTGGTGCCCTGCGCGAAGGCGGCGACGGCCAGCAGCACCGCGATGGCGAGCACACCGGCGAGCAGGCGCATCAGGTCGGACGGGCGGTGCACCCGGGCCGCGAGCAGCGGCTCGTCGCCCGAGACCCGCCCCGTGGGCCCGTTTCCGGTGCCCGCACGGGTGGAACCGGTCAGGCGCGCGGCGGTGACGCCGGTGCTGCCCGCGTCCTTCGCGGCGCGGGATTCTCCGGCGTCTTCGGTACGGGCGGGCCCGGTGGGGTCACCGGTGGGTTCCGGCGCGGAGCCGGAGCCGCCTGGCTGCGAGTCGGCATCGGAGGCGTCCGCCGCCCTGGATGGCTGCACGCCCTGCTCCTTCGTCGCATCTGGTCGATCTTCGTGTTCTCGTATCACCGGTCACCGCCCGCACGATGGTGGCACGGCGCGAGGACACGCGGAGTCATCAGGGTGCACTGCCCGCGCGCGCGAGGGCGAGGATTCGCTCCATCGCCCCGGTGCGCGGCCCCGCCGCCCGGGGTACGCGGGCGCCCCGCCGGGACGGGCCGGAACTCCCGGACGGACGCCCCGGTGTCGGTGGCGTACGGCAAGATGGGGCGGATGAGACAGGACCGGACGCCCCGGCACGGAGCGGGGGACGGCACCGCCCGCCGCCCGCCGGTGGAAGACGACGGCACCACCGCCCGTGCCCCCGCCGCACAGGCCCACGCCGAGCTCCCGGAGTACGCCGAGCGGGTCCTCGACGTCGCCGACCTGATCCCGCCCGGCCACGTCATGACCTACGGCGACGTCGCCGAGTGGCTGGGCGACGGCGGACCGCGCCAGGTCGGCCGGGCGATGGCGCTCTACGGATCGGCGGTGCCCTGGTGGCGCGTCGTACGGTCGGACGGCACGCTCCTGCCCGGCCACGAGCTGCGCGCACTCGCGCGCTACCGCGACGAGGGCACACCACTGCGCGACGCCGCCCGGTCGGCGGAGGGGCATCTGCCGAGGATCGACATGCGGCGCGCACGATGGGACGGCGGGACCGGACAGTCCGGCGGTACCGCGGGGCCGGACAGGGGCGAGGAAGCTCACACCTGACAGCTTCGGCCATCCGGGCCCGGCAGTCGCCCTCCTCGGGTCGCACATCCCGCGCGTCGCCGGACCCGGCCGGCCGCGGCCGCGGTACCGGGAACACCCGCAGCGGGCCGCGGCGCGACGGACACGTGACGAGCGACGCAGCCGACCCGGCTCCGCCCGCGCCCCCACTGGCGTAGCGTCGATGCCCGGCGCGGACCCGAGTCCATGCCGCACCGTATTCATCCGCGCACCTCTCCGTGCCTCGTACCTCTCCGGACCTCTCCGTCACTCCCTGAGACCGGCCCGACCAGCCCCGACCGCTCTCCCGGAGACCGGCCGGACCAGCCCCGACCGCTCTCCCGGAGACCGGCCGGACCCGACCCGTGACCGTCCACCACCCCGCGGTGTGGCCGGCCGGCGCACCACCCGTCAGCGCACCACCGACAGGACCGGCGAAACCGTGAGCTCCTCCTCCACCACCCGGCAGGACCCGCCCCGCGAAACGCGACGGCGGGCGCCGGGCGCGTACCGGCTGGTGCGCACGCCCCCGGGGTCGGTGGAGCCCCCTGTGCTGGACGCGGCACAGCGCGCGGTGGTTGACCACCCGGGCGGGCCACTGCTGGTCCTCGCCGGACCCGGCACCGGCAAGACCACGACACTCGTGGAATCCGTCGCCGCGCGGGTGACCGCCGGCACGGACCCCGCCCGCATCCTCGTCCTCACCTTCAGCCGCAAGGCCGCCGTGGAACTCCGCGACCGGATGGCGGCCCGGCTCGGCGCCGCCCGCGGACCGCAGGCCACCACCTTCCACTCGTACTGCTACGCCCTGGTCCGAGCCCACCAGGACGCCGACCTGTTCGCCGATCCGCTGCGCCTGCTCTCCGGACCCGAACAGGACGTCACCGTCCGCGAACTGCTCGCGGGCCAGCTCGACCTGGAGAAGTCCGGCCTCTCCCACGTGCGCTGGCCCGACGAACTCCGGGCCTGCCTGACCACCCGCGGCTTCGCCGACGAGGTGCGCGCCGTCCTGGCCCGCAGCCGCGAGCTGGGCCTCGGCGCGGACGCCCTGGCCGACTTCGCCCGCCGGACCGGGCGCCCCGACTGGGGCGCGGCGGCCCAGTTCCTCGCGGAGTACCTCGACGTGCTCGACGCGCAGGGGGTCCTCGACTACGCCGAACTCGTCCACCGCGCGGTCCTGCTCGCCGAGCGCCCGGAGGTCGCGGAGCGGCTGGCCGGGGAGTACGACGCCGTCTACGTCGACGAGTACCAGGACACCGACCCGTCGCAGGTGCGGCTGCTGCACGCGCTGGCCGGCAACCCCGTGGGGCGTACGCCGGGTGGGACGGGTACCGGTCAGGGCGCGGGCGTGCACGCCGGCGGACGTCCCGGGGCGGGCACCGGGGTGCGTACCGGTGCGGCCTCCGGTGGCCGGACGCTGATCGCGTTCGGCGACCCGGACCAGTCCATCTACGCCTTCCGGGGCGCCGACGTGAACGGCATCCTCGACTTCCCCGACACCTTCCCGCGCGCGGACGGGGCGCCCGCGCCCGTGGGCGTACTCACCACCTCGCGACGGTCCGGCGCCGGCCTCCTCGCCGCCACCCGGCTGCTCACCCGCCGGATGCCGCTCACCCGGCTGCCCGCCGAGAAGGTACGCGCCCACCGCGAACTCTCCGCCGTCCGCGACGGCGGCCAGGCGGAGGTCTACACCTACCCGACCGCCTCCACCGAGCTCGACAACATCGCCGACCTGCTGCGCCGCGCCCATCTGGAGGACGGCGTGCCGTGGAACGAGATGGCCGTACTGGTACGCGCCGGCGGGCGCTCGATGCCCTCCGTGCGCCGGGCGCTCACCTCCGCCGGAGTGCCCCTGGAGGTCGACGGCGACGACCTCCCGCTCCGTCACGAACCCGCCGTCGCCCCGCTGCTGACCGCCCTGCGCGCGGTGGCGGAGGCGGCCCTCGACCGGGGCCACCCGGACAGGGGCGACGAGGGTGCCCCGGACGAGGGCGCCCCGGACGACCGGCGCGTCCTGGACGAGGAGACCGCCCTCACCCTGCTCACCTCGCCGCTCGGCGCGATGGACGCCGCAGACCTGCGCCGCCTCGGCCGGGCCCTGCGCGACGACGAGCGGGCCGCCGGCAACCGCGTACCGCCGCCCTCCGGCGAACTGCTCGCACTGGCCCTCTCCGAACCCGAACGCCTCGTCACCCACGACCCCGTCTACGCCCGGGGCGCCCAGCGCCTCGGCACCCTGCTGGCCCGGGCCCGCACGCTGCTCCAGGAAGGCGGCACCGCCGAGGAAGCGCTCTGGACCCTCTGGAACGGCACCCCCTGGCCCAGCCGGCTGGAACGCGCCGCACTGCGCGGGGGCACCGCCGGGCGCAACGCCGACCGGGACCTGGACGCCGTGTGCGCCCTCTTCGAGACCGCCGCACGGGCCGAGGAACGCACCGGCGGGCGCGGGGCGCTCAACTTCCTGGAGGAGGTGGACGCCCAGGACATCGCCGCCGACACCCTCTCGCGCCGGGTCGCCCGGCCCGACGCGGTCCGGCTGATGACCGCCCACCGCTCCAAGGGCCTGGAGTGGCGGCTCGTCGTGGTCGCCGGGGTGCAGGAGGGGCTCTGGCCCGACCTGCGCCGCCGCGGCTCCCTGCTGGAGGCCGACCGGATCGGCCGCGACGGACTCGCCGAACCCCTCACGCCCGGCGCGCTCCTCACCGAGGAACGCCGGCTCTTCTACGTCGCCGCCACCCGCGCCCGCGAGCGCCTGATCGTCACCGCGGTCAAGGCACCGGCCGACGACGGCGACCAGCCCTCCCGGTTCCTGGCCGAACTGGGCGTCGAACCCCGGGACGTCACCGGCCGCCCCCGCAGGCCGCTCGCCGTCGCCGCCCTCGTCGCCGAACTCCGCGCCACCACCGTGGACCCCGCCGCCTCCGGGGCACTGCGCGAGGCCGCCGCCCAGCGCCTCGCCCGGCTCGCCTCGCTCACCGACGACGAGGACCGCCCCCTGGTGCCCGCCGCCCACCCGCACCGCTGGTGGGGCCTGGACGAGCCGACCCGGTCCGCCGTACCGCTGCGCGACCGGGACCAGCCCGTCGTGCTCTCCGGCAGCGCCCTCGAACAGCTCGCCCACACCTGCGCGCTCCAGTGGTTCCTCGGCCGCGAGGTCAAGGCCGACGCCCCCGCCACCGCCGCCCAGGGCTTCGGCAACGTCGTCCACGTACTCGCCGACGAGGTCGCCTCCGGCCGCACCCCCGCCGACCTGGACGTCCTCATGGAACGGCTCGACACGGTCTGGAACGGCCTCGCCTTCGACGCACCCTGGAAGTCCGAGCAGGAGAAGGGCCAGGCCCGCGCCGCCCTCGAACGCTTCCTCCACTGGCACGTCATGGACCGCTCCGGCCGCACCCCCGTCGCCGGGGAGCACGGATTCGACGTGACCCTCGAAGCGGGCGAGTACGCCGTCCGCATCCGGGGCTCCATGGACCGCGTCGAACGCGACGCCGAGGACCGGGCGTACGTCGTCGACTTCAAGACCGGCAAGCAGGCGCCCACCAAGGACGAGGTGGCCCGCCACCCGCAGCTCGCCGTCTACCAGCTGGCCGTCCGGGAGGGCGCCGTCGACGAGGTCTTCGGCGGCCTGCGCCCCGAACCCGGCGGCGCCGAACTCGTCCAGCTGCGCCGCCCCGCCCCCGTGCGCGAAGGCGGCGAGACCTCGCCGCAGGTGCAGGCCCAGCAGCCGCTGGCCGGGGAGTGGGTCTCCGACCTGCTCGCCACCGCCGCCGGACGCGTGCTCGACGAGCGCTTCACCCCGACCACCGGCACGCACTGCGGCCACTGCGCCTTCCGCGCCTCGTGCAGCGCCCGGCCCGAGGGCCGCCACGTCGTGGAGTGATGCCGGCCACGGCAGCGTCCCCGCGGGCCGTTCGGCCCATGGAGCGGTGCCCACAAGCCCGGGACACGATGTCGGCCCGCCCGGTTACCGTTCATGGGTGTCCTCACGTCTCACCGATCCCGAGCAGCTCAAGGAGCTGCTGGGCATCCCCTTCACCCCGGAGCAGACGGCCTGCATCACCGCGCCGCCCGCCCCGCAGGTGATCGTGGCCGGAGCCGGCTCCGGCAAGACGACCGTGATGGCCGCCCGCGTGGTCTGGCTGGTCGGTACCGGCCAGGTCGCCCCCGAACAGGTCCTCGGCCTCACCTTCACCAACAAGGCCGCAGGCGAACTCGCCGAACGCGTCCGCAAGGCCCTGGTGGCCGCCGGGGTCACCGACCCCGACGTCATCGACCCGGACAACCCGCCCGGCGAGCCGAGCATCTCCACGTACCACGCCTTCGCCGGCCGGCTGCTGACCGACCACGGGCTGCGGATCGGGCTGGAGCCCACCACCCGGCTGCTCGCCGACGCCACCCGCTACCAGCTCGCCGCCCGCGTGCTGCGCGACGCCCCGGGCCCGTACCCGGAGCTCACCCACTCCTTCCCCACCCTGGTGGGCGACCTCCTCGCGCTCGACGGGGAGCTGGCCGAGCACCTGGTCGAGCCGGAGGCCCTCGCCGCGTACGACACCGCGCTCCTCGGCACCCTCGACGGCGTCAAGCTCTCCAACGAGCAGCTGCGCAAACTCCCCGGGACCGCGCGGGCCCGGGGCGAACTGCTCACCCTCACCGAGCGCTACCGGCAGGCCAAGCGCGGCCGGGACCTGGTCGACTTCGGCGACCAGATCGCCCTCTCCGCCGAGCTCGCCCTCACCCGGCCCGAGGTCGGCGCCCTGCTGCGCGACGAGTTCCGGGTGGTGCTGCTCGACGAGTACCAGGACACCTCCGTCGCCCAGCGGCTGCTGCTCTCGGCCCTCTTCGGCCACGGCCCGGCCGGCCGCACCGGGCACGCCGTCACCGCGGTCGGTGACCCCTGCCAGGCCATCTACGGCTGGCGCGGCGCCTCCGTCGCCAACCTGGACGACTTCCCCCAGCACTTCCCGCACGCCGACGGCACCCCCGCGACCCGCCACAGCCTCAGCGAGAACCGCCGCAGCGGCGGACGCCTCCTCCAGCTCGCCAACGGCCTCGCCGAACCGCTGCGCGCCCGCCACGAGGGCGTCGAGGCGCTCCGCCCCGCACCCGGGGCCGAACACGACGGCATCGTCCGCTGCGCCCTGCTCCGCACCCACGCCGAGGAGATCGACTGGCTCGCCGACTCCCTCGCCCACCTGGTGCGGACCGGCACCGCGCCCGCCGAGATCGCCGTACTCTGCCGCACCGCATCCGACTTCCCGCAGATCCAGGCCGCGCTGGTGGCCCGCGACATCCCCGTCGAGGTCGTCGGCCTGTCCGGACTGCTCCACCTCCCCGAGGTCGCCGACCTGGTCGCCGTCTGCGAGGTCCTCCAGGACCCGGGCGCCAACGCCTCCCTGGTCCGGCTGCTCACCGGCCCGCGCTGGCGCATCGGCCCCCGCGACCTCGCCCTGCTCGGCCGCCGGGCCCGCCTCCTCGTCCACCGCACGTTCGTTGTCGACGGCGACGGCGGAGCCGACGCCGACCTGCGGCTCGCCGAAGCCGTCGAGGGCACCGACCCGGCCGAGGTCGTCTCCCTCGCGGACGCCCTGGACACCTTCCTCGACCAAGGCGGCGCCGAGGACGACGGACTGGCGTTCTCCGCCGAGGCCCGGGTCCGGTTCGCCCGCCTCGCCGCCGAACTGCGTGACCTGCGCCGCTCGCTGGCCGACCCGCTGATGGACGTACTCCACCGGGTCCTCGCCACCACCGGGCTCGAAGTCGAGCTGTCCGCCTCCCCGCAGGCGCTGGCCGCCCGTCGCCGCGAGACACTCCACAACTTCCTCGACATCGCCGCCGGTTTCGCCTCCCTCGACGGCGAGGCCACCCTCCTGGCGTTCCTCGGCTTCCTGCGCACCGCCGCCCAGTACGAGAAGGGGCTCGACAACGCCCTTCCGGGCGGCGAGAACACCGTCAAGGTGCTCACCGCCCACAAGTCCAAGGGCCTGGAGTGGGACGTGGTCGCCGTACCCGGCCTGGTCACCGGCCAGTTCCCCAGCAGCCGCGCCCGTGAGTCCTGGACCTCCCAGGCGCAGGTGCTCCCGCACGCCCTGCGCGGCGACGCGGCCACCCTCCCCGCCCTGGACACCTACGACGCCAAGGCGCTCAAGGCGTACCAGCAGGAGATGAAGGAGCACCAGCACACCGAGGAGCTCCGCCTCGGCTACGTCACCTTCACCCGCCCCCGCTCCCTGCTGCTCGGCTCCGGCCACTGGTGGGGCCCCTCGCAGAAGAAGACCCGGGGCCCCTCGGCCTTCCTGGACGCGCTGTACGAGCACTGCGCCGCCGGACACGGCGAGATCGAGATCTGGGCGGACGAGCCGGAGGCCGACGAGGAGAACCCGG includes the following:
- a CDS encoding alpha/beta hydrolase, which produces MHTHTRAHRGTALAGAALLTAVALAGCDGSAKAGSTGGAGKADGAAPGRTASTTATPAPGPSALPAALTSQKPDWKRCAAPEGGNAPGSAWRCATIQVPLDYRKPDGDTIGIALIKRGATSTAKRIGSLLFNFGGPGGSGVGTLPLAAEGYGRLNARYDLVSFDPRGVAASEGVNCRSDGETEASLKRVDLTPDTPAEEAAFMKDGADTGAGCEKGSGKVLPYLTTTNTARDMDLIRQVLGDRKLYYFGMSYGTELGGTYAHLFPGNVGRVVLDAVVDPTADTVGHARNQATGFQRALENYLKDRGEDPQAGNARIARLLAKLDKDPLPTDSGRMLSESLAVIGIVTPLYSQSEWPLLTQALDEAENNGTGNTLLALADSYNGRDENGHYDTMTQSQRAISCADSTARPTADQARALLPEFRKLSPVFGPFLAWDTAGWCSDWPVAGEHDTPEASAPGAAPILVIGTTGDPATPYEGARRMATELGKGVGVLLTNKGEGHGSYGNGTCVTARTDSYFLDGKVPADGSVCSS
- a CDS encoding lysylphosphatidylglycerol synthase domain-containing protein, whose amino-acid sequence is MQPSRAADASDADSQPGGSGSAPEPTGDPTGPARTEDAGESRAAKDAGSTGVTAARLTGSTRAGTGNGPTGRVSGDEPLLAARVHRPSDLMRLLAGVLAIAVLLAVAAFAQGTTTGLEDDISRGTEQAPDLLIKVAGLVSSIAVLLVPVAFAIERLIKRDGLRIADGVLAAVLAHGVTLATDLWVSRSAPGSIQDALTQQQPGHALTDPVHGYLAPVIAYMTAVGMARRPRWRVVLWVVLLLDAFAMLVGGYTTPFSIILTVLIGWTVAYGTLYGVGSPNVRPTGQHLMAGLRHVGFRPVAALRAEEAAENPDQNDRGRRYRVTLEDGPPLDVTVVDREQQAQGFFYRAWRRITLRSITQRRSIQSLRQALEQEALLAYAAIAAGANAPKLIATSELGPDAVMLVYEHIGGRSLDSLEDAEITDELVRGAWEQVRSLQSRRIAHRRLAGDAILVDDSGTVYVTDLRGGEIAAGDLILRMDVAQLLTTLGLRVGAERSVAGALAVLGPDAVAGCLPLLQPIALTRSTRATLRRLARERAQREREAALEASDAARRDRAESASSAVLSPHDRKAERKTERKTQRTEKQAEKRALDDAREEAREEDLLTQIRRQVLLIRPQAPVEPVRLERIKPRTLLSFIAGSIAAYFVISQITQADFGTVVEQAEWGWVAAALGFSALSYVAAAMSLLGFVPERVPFRRTVLAQVAGSFVKIVAPAAVGGVALNTRFLQRQGVRPGLAVASVGASQLFGLGCHILLLALFGYLTGTERTPDSLTPSRTVIAGLLTVAVLVLVVTAIPFLRKFVVTRVRSLFAGVVPRMLDVVQRPQKLATGIGGMLLLTVLFVLCLDASVRAFSGPDVPTLSYASVAVVFLAGNALGSAAPTPGGMGAVEGALTIGLIAVGLPKEVAAPAVLLFRVMTLWLPVLPGWLCFNQLTRKGQL
- a CDS encoding MGMT family protein, producing MRQDRTPRHGAGDGTARRPPVEDDGTTARAPAAQAHAELPEYAERVLDVADLIPPGHVMTYGDVAEWLGDGGPRQVGRAMALYGSAVPWWRVVRSDGTLLPGHELRALARYRDEGTPLRDAARSAEGHLPRIDMRRARWDGGTGQSGGTAGPDRGEEAHT
- a CDS encoding ATP-dependent DNA helicase, which encodes MSSSSTTRQDPPRETRRRAPGAYRLVRTPPGSVEPPVLDAAQRAVVDHPGGPLLVLAGPGTGKTTTLVESVAARVTAGTDPARILVLTFSRKAAVELRDRMAARLGAARGPQATTFHSYCYALVRAHQDADLFADPLRLLSGPEQDVTVRELLAGQLDLEKSGLSHVRWPDELRACLTTRGFADEVRAVLARSRELGLGADALADFARRTGRPDWGAAAQFLAEYLDVLDAQGVLDYAELVHRAVLLAERPEVAERLAGEYDAVYVDEYQDTDPSQVRLLHALAGNPVGRTPGGTGTGQGAGVHAGGRPGAGTGVRTGAASGGRTLIAFGDPDQSIYAFRGADVNGILDFPDTFPRADGAPAPVGVLTTSRRSGAGLLAATRLLTRRMPLTRLPAEKVRAHRELSAVRDGGQAEVYTYPTASTELDNIADLLRRAHLEDGVPWNEMAVLVRAGGRSMPSVRRALTSAGVPLEVDGDDLPLRHEPAVAPLLTALRAVAEAALDRGHPDRGDEGAPDEGAPDDRRVLDEETALTLLTSPLGAMDAADLRRLGRALRDDERAAGNRVPPPSGELLALALSEPERLVTHDPVYARGAQRLGTLLARARTLLQEGGTAEEALWTLWNGTPWPSRLERAALRGGTAGRNADRDLDAVCALFETAARAEERTGGRGALNFLEEVDAQDIAADTLSRRVARPDAVRLMTAHRSKGLEWRLVVVAGVQEGLWPDLRRRGSLLEADRIGRDGLAEPLTPGALLTEERRLFYVAATRARERLIVTAVKAPADDGDQPSRFLAELGVEPRDVTGRPRRPLAVAALVAELRATTVDPAASGALREAAAQRLARLASLTDDEDRPLVPAAHPHRWWGLDEPTRSAVPLRDRDQPVVLSGSALEQLAHTCALQWFLGREVKADAPATAAQGFGNVVHVLADEVASGRTPADLDVLMERLDTVWNGLAFDAPWKSEQEKGQARAALERFLHWHVMDRSGRTPVAGEHGFDVTLEAGEYAVRIRGSMDRVERDAEDRAYVVDFKTGKQAPTKDEVARHPQLAVYQLAVREGAVDEVFGGLRPEPGGAELVQLRRPAPVREGGETSPQVQAQQPLAGEWVSDLLATAAGRVLDERFTPTTGTHCGHCAFRASCSARPEGRHVVE
- a CDS encoding UvrD-helicase domain-containing protein; translated protein: MSSRLTDPEQLKELLGIPFTPEQTACITAPPAPQVIVAGAGSGKTTVMAARVVWLVGTGQVAPEQVLGLTFTNKAAGELAERVRKALVAAGVTDPDVIDPDNPPGEPSISTYHAFAGRLLTDHGLRIGLEPTTRLLADATRYQLAARVLRDAPGPYPELTHSFPTLVGDLLALDGELAEHLVEPEALAAYDTALLGTLDGVKLSNEQLRKLPGTARARGELLTLTERYRQAKRGRDLVDFGDQIALSAELALTRPEVGALLRDEFRVVLLDEYQDTSVAQRLLLSALFGHGPAGRTGHAVTAVGDPCQAIYGWRGASVANLDDFPQHFPHADGTPATRHSLSENRRSGGRLLQLANGLAEPLRARHEGVEALRPAPGAEHDGIVRCALLRTHAEEIDWLADSLAHLVRTGTAPAEIAVLCRTASDFPQIQAALVARDIPVEVVGLSGLLHLPEVADLVAVCEVLQDPGANASLVRLLTGPRWRIGPRDLALLGRRARLLVHRTFVVDGDGGADADLRLAEAVEGTDPAEVVSLADALDTFLDQGGAEDDGLAFSAEARVRFARLAAELRDLRRSLADPLMDVLHRVLATTGLEVELSASPQALAARRRETLHNFLDIAAGFASLDGEATLLAFLGFLRTAAQYEKGLDNALPGGENTVKVLTAHKSKGLEWDVVAVPGLVTGQFPSSRARESWTSQAQVLPHALRGDAATLPALDTYDAKALKAYQQEMKEHQHTEELRLGYVTFTRPRSLLLGSGHWWGPSQKKTRGPSAFLDALYEHCAAGHGEIEIWADEPEADEENPALADQDADIAWPLPLDPTATARRRAARDTVLAHLDAWAGAGALPYAEPDPAPVRGEEDGEPDDEPYDEYGEPHEEDWDSLTTDRPEVSGTNEAHEAHEARGVHEAPGAPETPPEVTEVHEVPETAEALETAEVPEAPHPYIPAARPPSELTPEESRILASWDRDLDALAGELRRARATVRDVVVPASLSATQLLLLADDPDAFARELARPMPRPPQPAARRGTRFHAWVESRWEELPLPMLGPDELPGGDGDENDIADERELAELKEAFERTEYARRTPYRVETPFQISLAGRVVRGRIDAVYRAEDGSHEIVDWKTSRHRTADPLQLAVYRLAWAELHDLPVESVTATFLYVRTGETVRPRSLPGRPELERLLLDEQPPRAR